The sequence TGCTCGACGATTTCGCCGCCATCCATCACCGCGACGCGATCACAGACGCGGCGGATCACGTCCATTTCATGGGTGATCAGCACGATGGTCAGCTTCAGCTCGCGGTTGATTTCCGCCAACAGCTGCAGCACCGAGGCGGTGGTTTGCGGGTCGAGCGCGCTGGTGGCCTCGTCGCAGAGCAGGATGTCCGGCTCGGTGGCCAACGCGCGGGCAATGCCGACGCGCTGCTTCTGCCCACCGGAGAGTTGCGCCGGATACTTGCGTGCGTGCTCTTTCAGGCCGACCCGCTCCAGCAGGGCGGCGACACGCGTATCGATCTGGCTACGCGAATAGGTGCCGGCCAGGCGCAACGGCATGGCGACGTTGTCGGCCACGGTCTTGGACATCAACAGGTTGAAATGCTGAAAGATCATCCCGACGCGTTGACGGAAGCACCGCAGGCCGTCGGCATCCAGGGCGGTGACGTCTTCGCCGCTGACCAGGATGCGCCCGCCTGATGGCTCTTCCAGGCGATTGATCAGGCGCAGCAGAGTGCTTTTGCCAGCACCGGAGTGGCCGATCAGGCCGAACACCTCGCCAGCACCGATCGTCAGCTCGGTCGGCTTGAGCGCAGGAATCTCGCGACCCGCGCCACGGCCGTCGGTGCTCCGATAGGTTTTGTGGACTTGATGAAATTCGATCACGGGCGAACCTTGTGGGTGCGTCGTCAACGGCCGGATGAGTGGCCAAAGGCGTGCATTCTACGCGTTGTAGCCCCTCGGCGCAGCCAGCCCGGATGTGGACTGGCTTGAAGCCTGATAGCTCTTATGGGACCGGCGCGCAGTGCTGTTTGTAGAGCCCCGACCTCGGGGCGAAGCTTTTGGCACCGAGCTGGCGCCATTCGCCGCGGGTCGCGCCTCCCACAGCAAAAGCGTGCGACCTGCACAACGCAGCGCCATGCACGGGCTGGATTTGTAGGAGCCCCGACCCCGGGGCGAAGCTTTTGGCGCCGAGCTGGCGCCATTCGCCGCGGGTCGCGCCTCCCACAGAAAACGCGTGCGACCAGCACAAAGCGGCGCCATGCACGGGCTCAATTTGTGGGAGGCCCGCCCTCGGGGCGAAGCGCTCAGCGATTGGGCAGCTCACGCCAGTGCAGGTAGCAGCGCAGGTCGAACTCGGTCTGCGCATAGCCCGGCATCATATGTTCGCAGAGCTTGTAGAAGGCGCGGTTGTGCTCGCTTTCGCGCAGATGCGCCAGCTCATGAACGACGATCATTTGCAGAAATTCCGGTGCCGCTTCTTTGAACAGCGCGGC comes from Stutzerimonas stutzeri and encodes:
- a CDS encoding methionine ABC transporter ATP-binding protein; this encodes MIEFHQVHKTYRSTDGRGAGREIPALKPTELTIGAGEVFGLIGHSGAGKSTLLRLINRLEEPSGGRILVSGEDVTALDADGLRCFRQRVGMIFQHFNLLMSKTVADNVAMPLRLAGTYSRSQIDTRVAALLERVGLKEHARKYPAQLSGGQKQRVGIARALATEPDILLCDEATSALDPQTTASVLQLLAEINRELKLTIVLITHEMDVIRRVCDRVAVMDGGEIVEQGPVTEVFLHPKHPTTQRFVLEDEAVDEGEQHDDFAHVPGRILRLTFQGEATYKPLLGTVARDTGVDFSILSGRIDRIKDTPYGQLTLALVGGDMAAALARLDAADVHVEVLR